The Bacillus sp. NEB1478 genome contains the following window.
GCAGTTCAAGTCTGCACGGGCTTAGTTGTTTCATGGATCAAATTCATTGAAGACGACCTCATTAAAATGACAGATGAGATTACATACAAAAAAGAAGCCAGGTAAAACAAACTTCCAATCGTAAGAAAATCAATCAAATATCCAGTTGCAATTACTGCTCCCGCTCCCCATACACTCGTCCATAAATGATAGTTTCCTATTTTTTGTCCAATCTGTTTGCCTGTCGTTTGTCTCGATAACGCTGTTTTTTCAGTTGTTTTTTGAACCGCTCCCAAAATGCCCATCACGATTTGCAAAACATAGAGTGCGGTTATCGTCTCGATAATCGGGACGACGAGCATCATTACTGCCATTCCCCATGTGTAAAGCAGCAAAAGTGTCCGGTCACCTATTTTATCAGAAAGCCTCCCAATGACTGGGTGAACGACTGCACCAGTTAAAGCGAATAACCCGTATGCCAAACCAAATTGCGAATAGCTGTCTCCAATGTTCCGGATCAGCAGCAAATAAAACGGAAATACCATGGAGCTTGCTGTCATCAACAGACTTTGTGATGTTACGAATGTACGATAATTCATTTTCCATACCTCTCATAAAACAGATTTTTAAACCGTTCACCCGAATCCAGTTCACGTTTCTTCTCAAAAAACTCGTCAATTCGAGGGTAAGCATCACGCAGCTGCGACTTTGAAGGATACGAATAATATGGCAAATAATAACTGCCGTTATGCTTTAATGTGATATCGATCATTTTTCGTACTATACTTTCCGTCTTCTTTGTCTCTTGTTTTGATCGTCCCTGGTTGATCAGCAGCACTAGAGCAAACATATCGTCTTTTGCATAAGACAGCACCGCATTCTCATCATGCTCGACATAGCGAATCGTAATATTTAAAAGGTTCAAATCTTCCTTTCTTAACAAAATCCGAAGGTCATCCACATATGCCGTAAATTGGTCAACTGGTACAAAATATTCCTGCAGCACTTCGGTACGGTTCGCATTCTCATATTCCATAAATTCACTATCGGATCTCATTACATTATTTCGAGATTCATACTTTCCATCGTTATTGATGAAATACTTCTTTTGTGTATTCCATAAAAGATTCTTCCCCGTATCACTGTAACGTGATAATCCCAGCATAAATTTCGGAAGTGTCACAATCTTTTCTTCTTTTAAATCCTCATATTCTATTAATTTCTTTTGGTCATTTGCGAGCAAATAGTCTGTTACATACATTTCTTTCAAAAATGAATCAGGAGCAACTGATAATCTTGCAAGATGCATTCGTACAAACCGGTCGTTCTTCACATTCTCTTTAAAGTAGGCCGTATATTGTGAATAATCCAACTCCACTGTACGGTGCTGGTATAGCTCATCGTCAGCAAGCTGCAGTGTCACATCAAGAATAACGCCAAAAAGCCCATAACCTCCAATCACGTAAGGAAACCACTCATTGTTTTCTTTCCGGCTCACATTAATGATCTCACCATCTGCTTTTAATAAACGAAAAGACTCGACTGTATCCATTAATGAGCCATATCGAATATCCCTGCCATGAACATTTACACTAAGAGAACCGCCTATTGTAAAAATATTTTGCGATTGCATCACTTTTAACGATAAACCATATGGATTGATTTTCTTTTGTATATCAGCCCAAGTCGCACCGCTTTGAACCGTAATTTTCTTCGCTTTCGGCTGAAAGTCTAAAATCTGGTTGTAACTTTTCATATCAATCAAAGTACCGTTAGGGTAGAGTGTTTGCCCGCCTTGGCTGTGCTGCATACCAGCAATGGCAATTGTTTCATCATTTCGAATTGCTTCCTTCATCCATTGCTGCAGTTCTTTCGTTGAACGGGTCGCTGGAACAATTTTCATCCTAGTCGGTAAAAGGTTTCCAGCATCTCTTACTGTATCTGTTTGCTGTTGGTTAGAGAACACATGCAGACTCGAAAATAATGCTGAACAATAGATCAAGACTGCAGCAACAATCCATCTCTTTTTCATCATCAACCCACCTGATTAGAATAGTGTAATATTACACTATTATTATAAAAGGAATCATGTTCACATGACAAGTAATATTTTCCAATTATAAAACGCCTAGAAAAATTCTAGACGTTTCTTTTAAAGAGTACTTAAACTCGTTTGATTAATACGTACTATCCTCTCAGGAATCTTGCCCAAATTGTCAATCATTAACTCTACCAATGTTTTACTATACCTGCAGGGAACTTTCATTCAAATGTGGTTTCGAGGTTCGGCCAATTTTCATAACAATCAAACTT
Protein-coding sequences here:
- a CDS encoding MFS transporter translates to MNYRTFVTSQSLLMTASSMVFPFYLLLIRNIGDSYSQFGLAYGLFALTGAVVHPVIGRLSDKIGDRTLLLLYTWGMAVMMLVVPIIETITALYVLQIVMGILGAVQKTTEKTALSRQTTGKQIGQKIGNYHLWTSVWGAGAVIATGYLIDFLTIGSLFYLASFLYVISSVILMRSSSMNLIHETTKPVQT
- a CDS encoding FAD-binding oxidoreductase: MKKRWIVAAVLIYCSALFSSLHVFSNQQQTDTVRDAGNLLPTRMKIVPATRSTKELQQWMKEAIRNDETIAIAGMQHSQGGQTLYPNGTLIDMKSYNQILDFQPKAKKITVQSGATWADIQKKINPYGLSLKVMQSQNIFTIGGSLSVNVHGRDIRYGSLMDTVESFRLLKADGEIINVSRKENNEWFPYVIGGYGLFGVILDVTLQLADDELYQHRTVELDYSQYTAYFKENVKNDRFVRMHLARLSVAPDSFLKEMYVTDYLLANDQKKLIEYEDLKEEKIVTLPKFMLGLSRYSDTGKNLLWNTQKKYFINNDGKYESRNNVMRSDSEFMEYENANRTEVLQEYFVPVDQFTAYVDDLRILLRKEDLNLLNITIRYVEHDENAVLSYAKDDMFALVLLINQGRSKQETKKTESIVRKMIDITLKHNGSYYLPYYSYPSKSQLRDAYPRIDEFFEKKRELDSGERFKNLFYERYGK